A stretch of Besnoitia besnoiti strain Bb-Ger1 chromosome V, whole genome shotgun sequence DNA encodes these proteins:
- a CDS encoding protein kinase, cAMP-dependent, catalytic chain (encoded by transcript BESB_058510) yields MQKPLLPPGTGKEAFEFGPTLGTGSFGRVKSAKYLKSTSTNVDDPTQVPPRVAVKLLKKAAIIKLKHVDHIINEKKILLALDHPLTVRCFGSFQDSRYLYLVMELVPGGEFFTHLRKAKRFDNDTARFYAAQIVDIFDYLHSQNIIYRDLKPENMLLDKDGYVKLTDFGFAKVVEFRTDTLCGTPEYIAPEVLLNKGHGKPVDWWTLGILIYEMMVGYPPFLDDDPLGIYQKILAGKFVFPKFFDKDAKVLVKKLLQADLSKRWGNLKNGVKDIKECRWFCTVVFEDLRAKKLVARYKPTVKGMDDLSNFEAYPDEKDDAVPVDPMKDPFATW; encoded by the exons ATGCAGAAACCTCTACTTCCTCCCGGAACGGGCAAGGAAGCTTTCGAGTTCGGCCCAACCTTGGGAACAG GCTCGTTTGGAAGAGTTAAGTCCGCCAAGTACTTGAAGTCAACATCCACAAATGTTGACGATCCTACACAAGTGCCTCCCAGGGTCGCCGTAAAGCTGCTCAAGAAGGCTGCCATTATCAAACTCAAGCATGTTGACCATATTATTAATGAAAAAAAAATTCTCCTTGCTTTAGATCATCCTCTGACG GTGCGATGCTTCGGAAGTTTTCAGGACAGCCGATATCTCTACTTGGTCATGGAACTCGTGCCAG GCGGAGAGTTTTTCACCCACTTAAGAAAAGCCAAACGGTTCGATAACGATACAGCCAGGTTTTACGCCGCTCAGATTGTCGATATATTCGACTACCTTCATAGTCAGAACATTATCTACAG AGACCTCAAGCCCGAAAATATGCTTCTGGACAAGGACGGATACGTCAAGCTCACCGATTTTGGCTTTGCCAAAGTCGTTGAATTTCGAACAGACACACTCTGCGGTACTCCGGAATACATTGCACCCGAGGTGCTGTTGAACAAAG GACACGGAAAACCAGTCGACTGGTGGACATTGGGAATATTGATCTACGAGATGATGGTTGGCTACCCGCCCTTCCTTGACGACGACCCTCTCGGCATCTACCAAAAAATATTAGCAGGGAAGTTCGTTTTTCCCAAGTTTTTCGACAA GGATGCGAAGGTGCTGGTGAAAAAGTTGCTCCAGGCTGATCTATCCAAGAGATGGGGGAACCTAAAGAACGGAGTCAAAGATATCAAGGAGTGCAGATGGTTTTGCACTGTCGTATTCGAGGACTTAAGAGCCAAGAAACTTGTCGCACGCTACAAGCCTACCGTGAAG GGCATGGATGATCTTTCTAATTTTGAGGCGTACCCCGACGAGAAGGACGACGCCGTGCCAGTGGACCCGATGAAAGATCCTTTTGCGACGTGGTGA
- a CDS encoding hypothetical protein (encoded by transcript BESB_058500), whose product MGPFPHIVAVLIGGTLLAADCAAASEEKKSSVQSDSAPLQEAEMNVESYVQDHPASLSSSPLSLQDRSRTANDDSIIVQTVMSTSQEETRNLGKKKNLFRKDPEPVHLVPIYSSILGDKYISPYEPPIPVQLPFTGIVVPDIADLTPKGTRPASVFPRSKSAPHHKARRLQLKLRPRRKDPWDMGVPQPSGGQYSRRYYDYEENKYKPNLWVSQARKLKESDPPFAVQDALLPRGLLKDRYTADINPWAVRARAQPSMVFYYPQSATRLMPELPEGHGIEGIHAGDLPALPPPPPCIGLGCVRRLGPKEKKPGLFAPRIPVVVVEVTEEKKNAEKEKEPKEKKEKVSISPQIKYIPLSKEYIPLLAWPVRHQFPAGSKYTDHVGSQALPHPSHTTGYSDQHYHHQGEAGSGFPARPANPYIPATGPSDSGSHVPQGPSEYTQSWGSHSQLPPGAATHGAPGASTL is encoded by the exons ATGGGGCCCTTCCCTCACATTGTGGCTGTGCTGATAGGGGGgacgctgctcgccgccgactGTGCAGCCGCGAgtgaggagaaaaaaagttCAGTGCAGAGCGattcggcgccgctgcaggaaGCGGAAATGAATGTCGAGTCGTATGTTCAAGATCATCCAGCATCTCTTTCAAGCAGTCCATTAAGCCTCCAGGACAGATCGCGAACCGCTAACGATGATAGCATTATTGTGCAAACGGTGATGTCGACGAGCCAGGAAGAAACAAGGAATCTggggaaaaagaaaaacctCTTCAGGAAGGACCCGGAACCTGTTCACCTGGTGCCCATCTATTCTTCCATACTGGGCGACAAGTACATATCGCCATATGAGCCTCCAATTCCTGTGCAACTTCCATTCACAGGCATTGTGGTGCCAGACATCGCAGACCTAACCCCAAAA GGCACGCGTCCTGCGTCTGTATTTCCTCGTTCCAAATCTGCACCTCACCACAAAGCGCGACGGCTGCAGCTCAAACTCCGACCGAGACGAAAG GACCCGTGGGACATGGGCGTGCCGCAACCAAGCGGAGGCCAGTATTCCAGACGTTATTATGACTACGAAGAGAATAAATACAAACCAAACTTGTGGGTTTCGCAAGCCAGGAAACTCAAAGAAAGCGACCCACCCTTCGCCGTCCAAGAC GCTCTCTTACCGCGAGGCCTTCTCAAAGACAGATACACTGCCGATATCAATCCCTGGGCAGTACGAGCGAGAGCGCAGCCTTCTATGGTGTTCTACTACCCGCAGAGTGCAACACGTCTCATGCCGGAGCTCCCTGAGGGACATGGCATAGAGGGTATTCACGCGGGTGATTTGCCAGCGttgcctcctccccctccctgTATAGGCCTCG GATGCGTCCGGCGCCTCGGCCcaaaggagaagaagccggGTCTTTTCGCGCCGCGCATCCCAGTAGTAGTCGTAGAAGTGAccgaagaaaagaagaatgccgagaaggagaaagaaccaaaggagaaaaaggagaaagtGTCTATTTCCCCGCAAATTAAGTATATTCCTCTTTCGAAGGAATATATTCCTTTATTGGCTTGGCCGGTTCGGCATCAATTTCCTGCTGGCTCGAAATATACAGACCATGTCGGATCGCAAGCACTTCCTCATCCTTCGCACACTACAGGCTACAGTGACCAGCATTATCATCATcaaggcgaggcggggagCGGGTTCCCAGCACGTCCAGCCAATCCGTACATTCCAGCCACAGGACCGTCCGACTCAGGATCACACGTGCCACAAGGCCCCTCAGAGTACACACAGTCTTGGGGAAGTCATTCTCAGCTTCCACCAGGTGCAGCTACTCACGGTGCACCAG GTGCTTCCACGTTGTAG
- a CDS encoding hypothetical protein (encoded by transcript BESB_058480), producing MEGHDKTTGEQLRAGIAENKPAQPGEDGSLAASTARGASGAASHGLAGDTELPLDATRRAGSYGRHPVPPEEEGFYSPDTEASDGQVHCEKGVTHPAVASHCGAGLPAAEASLQAPPHVSQPQASPFQRGDAPASSIVDSRSPLQAPISSAADGGPNSPPARPNRLSYSPFPSVSSSWTSLGAPCGGRAGGDPGGGVSQWLDMTCAAFASSSFPSFALTRVLARTPSAVSSSHVNPVDGNASVTPQDLHACVGSRRCQIALCLGKKQRCNPLQNLDCPIAFAVVKLLKEGRRDRPAAGPETQGGEDVTRESLAEETPGSAMQRSSPCPTETADAALVIFKGKFATLVLNGIVTVEDVLVMEGLRCRPFFRPGRKEDLYSWAAESLHQLRASQTWGGGEETDPALRRVCVTHYLTLSDVYDDAKITVRPFAPSSAALPAFTLSAPELVTCCAFPASLPLPDWLLARNAQAPRSIFAARVLRRSNELKRARARAAGSRPPQGEPGGGEGECGGREGLGGGRREGGAQTAAPRGAREGAAEAEYVYTDLANLQANRGTNLYGVVWEVAKALMPQAGGKSQTGPAVFLMNVAIFDETVKFDLGRDTAPGGASEEFSLALKAKGCPGDIPCMSCGDIVRVHRANTGMKFEHDRNFVNLSSIIGVTSARVWPLEDADSDPCADNGFVVGAEVTTHFTEDDACRIRALRYHAQQLLQDNQLFTTQYYKPLAVLQRCSSGPLMREVYGDLIVRLRRALRPRL from the exons ATGGAGGGCCACGACAAGACTACAGGGGAACAACTGCGCGCCGGGATTGCAGAGAATAAGCCCGCACAACCTGGGGAAGATGGCAGCCTTGCTGCGTCCACTGCGCGCGGGGCATCAGGAGCGGCGTCACACGGGCTGGCAGGAGACACTGAACTCCCTCTGGAtgccacgcgccgcgccggttCCTACGGACGCCATCCGGTGCCTCCCGAGGAGGAAGGTTTCTACAGTCCAGATACAGAGGCGTCCGATGGCCAGGTCCACTGCGAGAAAGGCGTGACGCATCCCGCTGTCGCTTCGCAttgcggcgcgggcctccccgctgcggaggcgtctctgcaggctcCTCCTCACGTCTCtcagccgcaggcgtcgccgtttCAAAGGGGGGACGCGCCAGCATCGTCCATCGTGGACTCGAGGAGTCCTCTGCAAGCCCCGATCTCGTCTGCTGCCGATGGTGGCCCTAATAGTCCCCCAGCGCGCCCCAACAGGCTTTCGTACAGTCCCTTCCCCTCCGTTTCTTCGTCTTGGACTTCTCTTGGGGCACCTTGTGGAGGGAGAGCTGGGGGAGATCCGGGAGGAGGCGTGTCGCAGTGGCTGGACATGACTTGTGCAGCAtttgcctcctcttctttccccTCTTTCGCTTTGACAAGAGTGTTGGCGCGAACTccgtctgctgtctcctcttcgcaCGTCAACCCCGTCGACGGAAACGCCTCAGTGACACCCCAGGATCTCCACGCATGCGTCGGCTCCAGGCGCTGTCAGATCGCGCTGTGTCTCGGGAAGAAACAGAGATGCAATCCTCTGCAGAACCTCGATTGCCCCATTGCGTTTGCCGTCGTCAAACTTTTGAAGGAGGGACGACGGGACAGGCCAGCGGCGGGGCCAGAGACCCAAGGGGGCGAAGACGTGACCCGCGAGAgcctcgcagaggagacaccagGAAGTGCTATGCAACGCAGTTCGCCGTGCCCGACTGAGACAGCCGATGCGGCCCTCGTTATTTTCAAAGGGAAGTTCGCCACTCTCGTCCTCAATGGCATCGTAACTGTCGAG GACGTTCTCGTCATGGAgggcctccgctgcaggccctTCTTTCGGCcaggaagaaaagaagaccTCTACTcgtgggcggcggagagtcTGCACCAGCTGCGAGCGAGCCAGACCTGGGGCgggggcgaagagacagacccggcgcttcggcgcgtgtgcgtcacCCACTACTTGACTCTTTCTGACGTCTACGACGATGCCAAG ATCACAGTTCGTCCGTTCGCGCCatcgtcggcggcgctgcccgcgTTTACCCTGAGTGCGCCGGAGCTGGTCACCTGCTGCGCGTTtccggcgtctctgcctctgcctgaCTGGCTACTCGCGCGGAATGcccaggcgcctcgctcgaTCTTTGCGGCGCGAGTCCTCCGGAGATCCAACGAGCTGAAGCGggcgcgagcccgcgcggcgggctcgcggcctcctcagggcgagcctggcggcggagaaggcgaatgcggaggccgcgaaggcctcggcggggggcgtcgggaaggaggcgcgcagactgcggccccgcgaggcgcccgcgaaggcgctgcggaagctgAGTATGTCTACACCGACCTCGCGAACCTGCAGGCGAACCGTGGG ACGAATCTCTACGGCGTCGTCTGGGAGGTGGCTAAAGCCTTGATGCCGCAAG CCGGCGGGAAGAGCCAGACTGGACCGGCTGTCTTTCTGATGAACGTCGCGATCTTCGACGAGACCGTCAAGTTCGACCTCGGGAGAGACaccgcgcctggcggcgcctctgaGGAGTTCAGTCTCGCG CTGAAGGCCAAAGGCTGCCCTGGAGACATTCCCTGCATGTCCTGCGGCGACATCGTCAGGGTGCATCGCGCCAAC ACTGGCATGAAATTCGAACACGACCGGAACTTCGTGAACCTGAGCAGCATAATCGGGGTGActtcggcgcgcgtctggccGCTCGAAGACGCGGACAGCGACCCATGCGCAG ACAATGGCTTTGTCGTCGGGGCAGAAGTGACGACGCACTTCACAGAAGACGACGCTTGCCGCATCCGCGCTTTGCGCTACCACGCGCAGCAACTACTTCAAGACAACCAGC TCTTTACGACTCAGTACTACAAGCCTCTCGCtgtgctgcagcgctgcagcagcggcccgCTGATGCGCGAGGTCTACGGCGACCTCATCGTACGA ctgcggcgcgctctgcgtccgcgtctctAA
- a CDS encoding hypothetical protein (encoded by transcript BESB_058490): MDPPGILPLYMKGRKLVERFNWDQRERDLRQAINTIAVRLGELHKEDVQNRQTKFINEERQKRRLLVTDTRFPCCTKERPPGAAVVQGASHGMKPLPGPWQCCLSASSRRSTGGAESTSSGIRTQTVKYGEAPSSLASTGSRSSHSQRIKTADGRRKRMLVPLPTRHSRCVSRRSSSSNESPERPRRLCLVDETSGNSREYPMYNDDDLDHSSLLRGNKTVASYLARTVALVDRVLERDQSARIEQFRKKFCCP; this comes from the exons ATGGATCCTCCCGGCATTTTGCCCCTCTATATGAAAGGCAGAAAACTGGTCGAAAGGTTCAACTGGGaccagcgagagcgagaccTTCGGCAAGCGATCAACACGATCGCGGTCAGGCTCGGAGAGCTGCATAAAGAAGACGTGCAAAATAGGCAGACGAAATTCATCaacgaagagagacaaaaGCGTCGGCTTCTCGTCACTGACACTCGCTTCCCATGTTGCACAAAGGAGCGGCCACCTGGTGCAGCTGTTGTACAGGGAGCCTCGCACGGCATGAAACCTCTTCCCGGGCCGTGGCAGTGCTGTCTCTCGGCATCGTCTCGTCGTTCGACAGGAGGGGCTGAGTCAACTTCATCGGGGATTCGGACACAAACGGTGAAAtacggcgaggcgccgtcTAGTCTTGCGAGCACCGGGTCAAG ATCAAGCCACAGTCAGCGCATTAAGACAGCAGATGGACGAAGGAAGCGTATGCTTGTACCCCTGC CTACCCGTCACAGCCGCTGCGTGTCACGGCGATCCAGCTCCTCGAACGAATCACCGGAACGGCCTAG ACGGTTATGCCTGGTCGACGAAACTAGCGGCAACTCACGTGAATATCCCATGTATAACGATGACGATCTGG ATCATAGCTCCTTGCTTAGAGGGAACAAAACGGTCGCATCGTATCTCGCACGGACTGTCGCTCTCGTAGACCGCGTACTAGAGCGAGACCAGAGTGCGAGAATAGAACAATTCCGAAAGAAATTCTGTTGTCCTTAA